The genomic interval TGTTGTATAACCATGAATAAATAGCACTACATCGCCGGATAAAATACCATAAAATACATCATCAAATGATGATGCCTCTTTGATTTCAGATGTACTGATTAAGCTATTTTTAGCAAGTTGCAGAAGGTTATTCTGCGAGGAATCTTCCTTTTCTGAGATTGCTGCCGCATCAACCATTAATGCTTTGACGATATGTTGATCAATTTTATTTTTGTCGGCTAATCCGTCGATGAAACAGATAAAAGCCTTCGTTTTTATGCTGAGTCCGATATCAAATTCTCTAAAGATTGTATCGCTGCTTTTTCCTAGCTTGTTTTTCAAAATCATGATATTGTCTTCTAGTTTTGTACGAATTGCATCGGGTGCAGGGATATATTTGCTTGCTTTGACTGGGCGCTGTCTAGTTAGTCGATGATATAGAAGATGCAGACGTCTGAAATATTTTTCGTAAATATATATCATCTCCTAGTAAGGTAAGAATATTATGTTAAATTTCCCTTATTGTCCATATTTTATTCAACATTTATGCTGCGGGATATAAAATTAAACCGGCTTTTATTTAGCATAAAGAGCGAATTTCTTTGCCTTTCACTATGCGGTAATGTAATATTCTGTTGGAAGTTGTATGATTTTGGCAGGAGTTTTTTTCTTGTATGAGAATATGTAAAATGAATATACCAGTGTGTAGACAAATTATGGACAGATAGACCGCGGGGCGGCGTCTTATAAGTGGAACGGATTTAGCTATTTTCTAATGTTCGACATAAATGTTTTATTTTGTCTACAGTGAATTCTATTGTTTGGAGGACCGTATGCTTGAAAAAATAAAACAATTGATACGTGAAGAAGATAAGAAAAATCCTCTGTCAGATGAAAAAATAGCGCAGAAGCTGGCGATTCGCCGTGAAAGGGTGATTATGCTTCGAACCGAAGCCGGAATTGTGAATTTTCGTGAGCGACGGCATGCTGCATTGTATAAAGATGCGGCTGTAATTTTGCACAGTGATCCAAAAATTTCTGAGCGCGCGTTCGCGAGCGAACTCAGAAAATGTGGCTATGAAATTTCACGTTATGTCGCAGCGGGAATAAAAAAAGAATTGAATCAAGATGAAACGATCTTAACTACTGTAGCCCCTATAATAGAGAAAAAATCCCTGCCGGAGAATGTCCGGGAAGTACTTTTAAAAGCGCATGAACCGTTTTCCAATATTATTGGCTTTAATGGCGGGCTGCAAGTGCAGGTCAACCAAGCAAAAGCGGCGATCTTATATCCCCCGGATGGTCTTCATACACTAATTACAGGGGCGTCCGGGGTTGGGAAAAGTTATTTGGCGGAAAGCATGTATCATTTTGCCAAGGAAAATCTCTTGATTCCAGATGCTGCTGCATTTGTTGTATTCAACTGTGCAGATTATGCCGACAATCCACAGTTGTTATTAGCGCAGCTGTTTGGATATGCCAAAGGTGCATTCAGTGGTGCTGTGACAAGTAAAGCTGGGCTGGTAGAAAAAGCCGATCGAGGAATTTTATTTCTCGATGAGGTGCATCGCCTGCCAAGTGAAGGACAGGAGATTCTATTTTCAATTTTGGATAAGGGTGAGTTTCGCCGTTTGGGAGAGACGCAGACGACAAAGGTAAGCATACGTATTATCGCAGCGACTACAGAAAATATTGAGTCGGCATTGTTGTTGACGTTTCGACGTCGGATTCCCATGCTGATTGATTTGCCTAATCTCAGTGAACGTCCTTTTGAAGAGCGCTATGCACTGATTCGTAAATTTTTTGTTGCCGAAGCTGTGCAAACGAAGCGTGTGATTAAAGTCGATGAAAAAGTTTTGCGGTTTTTCTTAGTATATCCATGCTTAGGGAACATAGGACAACTGTTAAGTGATATACGCGTTGCTTGTGCAAATGCTTTCTTGCTATCGGTTGCAAAAAATCGCAGAGAGGTTAGTATTTATGCACACAATTTGATGCAGTATGAGGATATTCATTTATTTTCTGCCAAAAAGGAGGCCATGCTGAAAAAGTATATCAGTAAGCCATTGGTCATTGATCCAATTACTTTGGATCGTGCCTGTACATCGGAAAATCAGCCGGAATGGGAGCTGGATACGATTTATGACAGCATTGAGGATGAGGTTTTAGAATTAAAAAGCATTGGGATTGAGGAGGCAAAAATTCAGGAAATTTTGCAACGAAAAATCAAAGAAAAAATCAGTGCTTATGTATTTCCGGAGGAAGATTTAGATCGTACGATGGAAGAACTTAGCTCAGTGGTCGACGATAAAATTGTCCAAACGGTGAAAAAAGCGATGCGGATTGCGAAAGAATATCTTCCGTCACTTGATCGCAGGGTGTATTATTTTCTATCGATTCATTTAAGTATGTTTTATGATCGCATGAAACGGGGGATATATAGGGAGTTTTCTTTGAGTCTGAAAAATATTATGACGCGTTATCAGCGTGAGTATGAGGTTGCTTGTATGCTGGTGCGTGATATCGAGCAAACGCTTTCCGTGAAATTTCCGCCGGAGGAAATTGGCATGATTGCTATGTATTTATATACATTTTCACATAGTGACAGCGCGGAAGAAGGGCGGGTCAAGGTTATCGTGCTGAGCCACGGAAAAGTCGCTTCAGCAATGACAGAGGTAGCAAATCGACTGCTCAATATGCATTATGCGATTGGAATTGATATGGATTTTAATGAAGCACCCGCAGCGATGTTTGAAAAAGTTGTACACGTTGTAGAGGAAGTAAACGAAGGCAAAGGCTGTTTGCTGCTCGTCGATATTGGTTCGTTGGTTTCGATTGGAGATCGTATTACTGCGCGCACGGGAATTCCCGTTGCCTGTGTTGATCGGGTCGATACGGCTATGCTTTTGGAGGCGGTGCGGCGCGCGGCTACGACAACGGTTTCTTTGGAGGAAATTGCAGCCGCATTAAAAATCGATAAATTTGGTATGGAAGAAAGTCGCACAGCGGAAAAGAAGGCGCCTGCAGTGCTTTTGATTTGTATTACGGGCGCAGGGACAGCAAAGCGTTTAGAGGAATATGTGCAGGAAAAGCTGGATGCGAAGTATGGCGAGATTAAAATGTTCAAGATTGGTGCCTTGAATTTAGAAGTTCAGCAGTCGGAATTAGCCAAAATCACCGCGCAATATAAGATTGTTGTGATGATAGGAAACATAAAGCTGCAAAGTTTGGCGGCTCCGTTTATTTCATCACAGGAGATTTTTTCAGGCTGTGGCATAGAGCGGCTGCAGAACTTACTTGAGGCAGAGGTGCAAAAAGAGGTAACGCTTGCTGATGTTTTGGCTGAGCAGACGATCATCTGTCAGCTTAATTTGACGGATAAAACACAAATCATGGATCAGCTTTCTGGCCTTCTCTATGAGCAAGGGGCAGTAGATGCGTCATTTTTGTTAAGTGCATATAAGCGGGAAAGTACCGGCGCTACCTATTTAAATGGTGGAATTGGAATACCGCATGGCAGTGCCGAGCATGTGAAAAAATCGGCGATTGCTGTGGCTAGTTTAGTGCGACCGGTATTGTGGGAAAACAATTTTATGGTTGATTTAGTATTTTTATTGGCTTTAAAAGAAAGTGATCAAAAATATATCAATGCATTATTTCATATTATCTCAGATGAAAAAGCCTTAAGTTCCTTGAAAGAGGCAGATTCCAATAAAAAAATTCTGAATATTTTGTTAAAAAAACAGTTTTAGCCAAGGCGGATGGCATAGTAATTGCAATAAAAGTAAGTGTAGAAAAATTACACTTACTTTTTTGTATAAATGGAGGGATAGCATGCGATGTAGTGTAGGAGAATTTTCAAAGATCACAGCGATCTTACGGGGGTACGATTGTGATCAGGTCGATGCGGTAATTCATGTTTTAGTAAACAGTCCAATATCCGCTGTGGAAATTACACTGAATCGTGAAGATTCAATAGAGATGATTGCACGGATGATTCAAAAATACAGCGGTAAGATTGCAATCGGCGCTGGTACAGTTCTTTCTGAAGAAGATCTAGAGGCTGTTGTAAAAGCAGGCGTAGATTTCGTTCTTTCTCCAAATGTATTTACGAAAGAGATGCTTGCGTTTTGTCATCAACACGAGGTGATCAGTGTGCCGGGGGCTTTTTCACCAACTGAGGTATATCAGAGTCTGCAAGAGGGAGCCGATATTGTAAAGATTTTTCCCGCGCGTACCTTAGGCAGTGGTTATTTTAAAGATCTGCAAGCGCCTTATGGAAAACTTCCGCTTATGGCTGTTGGCGGCATCAACGCCGGAAATATCCGGGAGTATTTTCAAGCCGGTGCATCGTTTGTGGGAATTGCATCAGGCTTATTCAATAAAGAAGATGTATTGAGAAAAAATATGGACGGAATGAAGGCTTCCTTAGAAGCTTTTCAAGCGCAGATAGAAGGTATTTGATATGGAAGAGACGTTAAAATTTGATTCTAATTTGATTTTTAGAATTGATACGGTAGATCAAGAGAAAACAGATGTTTTATCCTTTTTAGCAGATCGATTGGAAGAGAGCGGATATGTAAAAGACAGTTATAAAGAAGGAATTTTAAAACGTGAAAGTGTATATCCGACAGGCTTATTTACGGGGGGGATCAATGTTGCTGTTCCGCATACCGATTCTGTCCATGTAAAGGAAGATGCAGTAACGGTTGGGGTGCTAAGTCAGCCGATTTTATTTAAGGCGATGGAAGATTCGCAAAAAGATGTCGCCGTTTCGATTGTGTTGATGTTGGCATTAAAGGAGCCTCATGGACAAGTTAAGATGCTGCAAAAGATTCTTGCATTGGTTAAGGAACAAGAGACGTTGAAAGAGTTACTAAGGATGCAGGATGAAAATCGTATTTATGAAAGTATTTCAGCTTATTTAAAATAAAAGGGGTGTAGGTAAATGAAAAAAGTATTGGTAGCGTGTGGAAATGGGATTGCAACATCGACCGTTGTGGCAGAAAAGATTCGTGAGGCATGTAGGGAGAACAACATTGAAGTCAGTGTGACGCAATGTAAGCTTTTAGAGGTCGAATCAAAGGCCAATGACTTTGATTTATTAGTAACCTCCGGTATGTTTAGCGGTGGCGAGGTAAAGGTGCCTGTGATTGGTGCGATCTCACTTTTAACCGGTGTTGGCGAAGAGGAAACCATGCAGGAAATAATAGACCAATTAAGATAGAAAGAGAGGGATTGTGATGAATCTTGTCTATGATGCATTTAATGCGCTACTCGGCGCAGGCCCGATTGTTTTATTGCCGATTATTATCACCTTGATCGGACTGCTTTTCCGTGTGAAATTGGTGAAAGCATTTCGCTCAGGGATGATCATTGCGATTGGTTTTGCCGGAATTAAACTTGTCATTGACTTGCTTGCAAGCAATTTAGGACCGGCAGCAAAAGCAATGGTTGAAAATTTTGGGATTCAACTCGATATTTTAGATGTAGGCTGGGGGGCGATTGCCGCTGTTACCTGGTCGTCGCCAATTATTCCATTGTTGATTTTCGGCATTTTGATCACGAATATTGTGTTATTGGTATTTAAGCTTACCAATACGTTAGATGTGGATATCTGGAATTATCATCATATGGCGATTGTTGGTATCATGGCGTATTTTGTTACGGACAATGTGTGGATTGGTTTAGGGGCATCGATTGTGATGGCAACCATATCTTTTAAATTGGCAGATTGGACGGCACCTTTGGTAGAAAAATATTTTGGTATTCCCGGCGTTTCCTTGCCGACGATGTCAGCACTGTCGTCGGTCATTGTTGCAGCACCACTCAATGCACTAATCGATAGAATTCCAGGGATAAATAAAATTGATTTTTCTGCCGATGATGCAAAGAAATATCTTGGATTTTTCGGAGAACCGATTTTTATGGGATTAATGCTGGGATGCGGTGTCGGAATTTTAGCGAAGTATCCGGTAACGAAGATATTCGCATTGGGTGTTAATATGGCCGCAGTTATGATTTTAATTCCAAAGATGACGGCGCTGTTTATGGAAGGTTTGATGCCGATTTCTGAAGTAGCGAAGAAGTTGACAAAAGAGAAATTTAAGGGCAGAAAGTTTCTTATTGGACTAGATGCTGCTGTTGTCGTAGGAAATCCTACCGTAATTACAACGTCTCTGATTGTAATTCCTTTGACTATTCTGGTTGCAGCGATTTTGCCGGGTAATCGCGTATTGCCCTTTGCAGATCTGGCTGTTGTACCGTTCCGCGTAGCCTTGGTGGTCGCGATTTGCGGCGGAAATTTGTTTCGCAGCATTTTGATTGGGTTGATTTGTATGAGTGCTGTTTTACTTGCGGGAACAGCAACCTCCCCAGTTCTTACGGAGCTTGCGGCATCGGTGGGGATTAACCTTGCGGCAAGTGGTGGAATTTCCTCTTTTGCAGCAACGAGTTTGACGGTGAGTTATTTGGTATTTACTGCTTTCACGAGTCATTTAATGATCAGCTTACCAATCCTTGTTATGGTGATTGCAGCTGTTTGGGTATACATGGAGAAACGTTCTAAGAAAACAGAAGATACAAGCGCTAATTCTATCAGTGGTTAGAAGCATAGAAATAGGAGGGTGATATAGATGAAAATCAAATCTTTTAAAGTGTATCGTATAAAACCGAGATGGATCTTTATCAAATTAGTAACGGATGAAGGCATTGAAGGCTGGGGCGAGATGATTTCCGGTACAAAAACAGAAACTGTTGTAGCCGGGGCAAATGAAATGGCACAGTTTTTAATCGGCAGAAATCCATTTGATATCGAAACTTTATGGCAGGAACTTTATAAATCTTTTTTTCGCGGCGGTCCGATTAACTCTACGATTGTATCCGGAATCGAAATCGCCCTCTGGGATATTAAAGGAAAGGCACTGGGCGTACCAATTTATGAACTGCTTGGTGGGAAAGCCAGAGAAAATATTAAAGTATATTCGTGGATCGGCGGAGATCGACCGGAAGATGTAGTAAAAGAAGCTTTGGATAGAAAAAATCGCGGGTTTGATGCAGTTAAAATGAATGCCACGGAAGAACTGCATTATATTGATCAATATGATAAGATTCAGGCGGTTGTTGATCGAGTTGCTTCGATTCGTCAAGCGTTGGGAGATGGCTTTGGCATAGGCGTTGATTTTCATGGCAGAGTTCATAAGGCAATGGCAAAAGTATTGGCTAAAGCATTGGAGCCTTATCATTTAATGTTCTTGGAAGAAGTTGTTTTGCCGGAAAATGAAGAAGCATTTAAGGAAATTGCGCACCATGTATCGACCCCATTGGCTACGGGAGAACGTCTCTGCAGTCGATGGGACTATAAAAACATTTTCAGAGAAGGTGTCATCGATGTCATTCAACCGGATGTCGCACTCGCTGGAGGAATTTTAGAAACGAGGAAGATCATTGCGACTGCAGAAGCCTTTGATATGGCAGCAGCGCCACATGCACCATATGGGCCGATCGCACTTGCGGCGACCTTGCAAATAGATGCCTGCTCGCCAAATGTCTTCATTCAGGAACAAAGTTTGGGCATCCATTATAATAAAGGCTTTGATCTTTTAGATTTTGTGAAAAATAAAGAGATTTTCCAATA from Massilibacillus massiliensis carries:
- a CDS encoding sigma 54-interacting transcriptional regulator, whose translation is MLEKIKQLIREEDKKNPLSDEKIAQKLAIRRERVIMLRTEAGIVNFRERRHAALYKDAAVILHSDPKISERAFASELRKCGYEISRYVAAGIKKELNQDETILTTVAPIIEKKSLPENVREVLLKAHEPFSNIIGFNGGLQVQVNQAKAAILYPPDGLHTLITGASGVGKSYLAESMYHFAKENLLIPDAAAFVVFNCADYADNPQLLLAQLFGYAKGAFSGAVTSKAGLVEKADRGILFLDEVHRLPSEGQEILFSILDKGEFRRLGETQTTKVSIRIIAATTENIESALLLTFRRRIPMLIDLPNLSERPFEERYALIRKFFVAEAVQTKRVIKVDEKVLRFFLVYPCLGNIGQLLSDIRVACANAFLLSVAKNRREVSIYAHNLMQYEDIHLFSAKKEAMLKKYISKPLVIDPITLDRACTSENQPEWELDTIYDSIEDEVLELKSIGIEEAKIQEILQRKIKEKISAYVFPEEDLDRTMEELSSVVDDKIVQTVKKAMRIAKEYLPSLDRRVYYFLSIHLSMFYDRMKRGIYREFSLSLKNIMTRYQREYEVACMLVRDIEQTLSVKFPPEEIGMIAMYLYTFSHSDSAEEGRVKVIVLSHGKVASAMTEVANRLLNMHYAIGIDMDFNEAPAAMFEKVVHVVEEVNEGKGCLLLVDIGSLVSIGDRITARTGIPVACVDRVDTAMLLEAVRRAATTTVSLEEIAAALKIDKFGMEESRTAEKKAPAVLLICITGAGTAKRLEEYVQEKLDAKYGEIKMFKIGALNLEVQQSELAKITAQYKIVVMIGNIKLQSLAAPFISSQEIFSGCGIERLQNLLEAEVQKEVTLADVLAEQTIICQLNLTDKTQIMDQLSGLLYEQGAVDASFLLSAYKRESTGATYLNGGIGIPHGSAEHVKKSAIAVASLVRPVLWENNFMVDLVFLLALKESDQKYINALFHIISDEKALSSLKEADSNKKILNILLKKQF
- the dgoD gene encoding galactonate dehydratase, which gives rise to MKIKSFKVYRIKPRWIFIKLVTDEGIEGWGEMISGTKTETVVAGANEMAQFLIGRNPFDIETLWQELYKSFFRGGPINSTIVSGIEIALWDIKGKALGVPIYELLGGKARENIKVYSWIGGDRPEDVVKEALDRKNRGFDAVKMNATEELHYIDQYDKIQAVVDRVASIRQALGDGFGIGVDFHGRVHKAMAKVLAKALEPYHLMFLEEVVLPENEEAFKEIAHHVSTPLATGERLCSRWDYKNIFREGVIDVIQPDVALAGGILETRKIIATAEAFDMAAAPHAPYGPIALAATLQIDACSPNVFIQEQSLGIHYNKGFDLLDFVKNKEIFQYKDGFVDLPVLPGLGLQIDEDLVKKVSAEGLVWTNPKWKNYDGTHAEW
- a CDS encoding PTS sugar transporter subunit IIA, whose translation is MEETLKFDSNLIFRIDTVDQEKTDVLSFLADRLEESGYVKDSYKEGILKRESVYPTGLFTGGINVAVPHTDSVHVKEDAVTVGVLSQPILFKAMEDSQKDVAVSIVLMLALKEPHGQVKMLQKILALVKEQETLKELLRMQDENRIYESISAYLK
- a CDS encoding PTS sugar transporter subunit IIB, yielding MKKVLVACGNGIATSTVVAEKIREACRENNIEVSVTQCKLLEVESKANDFDLLVTSGMFSGGEVKVPVIGAISLLTGVGEEETMQEIIDQLR
- a CDS encoding bifunctional 4-hydroxy-2-oxoglutarate aldolase/2-dehydro-3-deoxy-phosphogluconate aldolase, with product MRCSVGEFSKITAILRGYDCDQVDAVIHVLVNSPISAVEITLNREDSIEMIARMIQKYSGKIAIGAGTVLSEEDLEAVVKAGVDFVLSPNVFTKEMLAFCHQHEVISVPGAFSPTEVYQSLQEGADIVKIFPARTLGSGYFKDLQAPYGKLPLMAVGGINAGNIREYFQAGASFVGIASGLFNKEDVLRKNMDGMKASLEAFQAQIEGI
- a CDS encoding PTS galactitol transporter subunit IIC encodes the protein MNLVYDAFNALLGAGPIVLLPIIITLIGLLFRVKLVKAFRSGMIIAIGFAGIKLVIDLLASNLGPAAKAMVENFGIQLDILDVGWGAIAAVTWSSPIIPLLIFGILITNIVLLVFKLTNTLDVDIWNYHHMAIVGIMAYFVTDNVWIGLGASIVMATISFKLADWTAPLVEKYFGIPGVSLPTMSALSSVIVAAPLNALIDRIPGINKIDFSADDAKKYLGFFGEPIFMGLMLGCGVGILAKYPVTKIFALGVNMAAVMILIPKMTALFMEGLMPISEVAKKLTKEKFKGRKFLIGLDAAVVVGNPTVITTSLIVIPLTILVAAILPGNRVLPFADLAVVPFRVALVVAICGGNLFRSILIGLICMSAVLLAGTATSPVLTELAASVGINLAASGGISSFAATSLTVSYLVFTAFTSHLMISLPILVMVIAAVWVYMEKRSKKTEDTSANSISG